From a single Phragmites australis chromosome 7, lpPhrAust1.1, whole genome shotgun sequence genomic region:
- the LOC133925529 gene encoding uncharacterized protein LOC133925529, whose product MTKRQAIEALDKSLRDIMEKHDLPFGGKTIIFGGDFRQVLPVVRKGTRAQIINATLRKSYLWENMQKLRLVRNMRAQSDPWFSKYLLRIGNGTEQTVKDDYVKIPNEIYVPYIGAESDIDNLIDRVFPMLATHISNSDYITSRAILSTRNENVDDINMRLME is encoded by the coding sequence ATGACAAAAAGGCAAGCAATTGAGGCACTTGATAAGAGCCTGAGAGACATCATGGAAAAGCATGATCTACCATTTGGAGGAAAGACGATTATTTTTGGAGGCGACTTCAGGCAGGTCCTTCCAGTTGTGCGAAAGGGTACAAgagcacaaataataaatgcaaCATTACGCAAATCTTACCTATGGGAAAACATGCAAAAGCTGAGGCTTGTTCGTAATATGAGGGCTCAATCAGATCCATGGTTTTCTAAATACCTACTACGTATCGGGAATGGCACTGAACAAACTGTGAAAGATGACTATGTAAAGATACCTAACGAGATATATGTGCCTTACATTGGTGCAGAATCTGACATTGATAATCTTATTGATAGAGTGTTTCCTATGTTAGCAACACACATATCCAATTCAGACTACATCACATCTCGCGCTATTTTGTCAACAAGGAATGAGAACGTCGATGACATAAACATGAGGCTTATGGAATGA
- the LOC133924493 gene encoding uncharacterized protein LOC133924493 — MGLSPSKRVDAALRRAPAFAASCDAAFDRCLADAQRAFPGVRRYQLADAAANIHSELRRTLPLVRRWVPSPPPRTRVDAALRAAGLEGEGELSRAQFGEFAAELFREAVLAGALEAALVRAPAAAAGIVGVGLVARAAPGVVGRVIAVYAAGVATAVYLSLG; from the coding sequence ATGGGTCTCAGCCCCTCCAAGCGCGTGGACGCCGCGCTCCGTCGCGCGCCGGCGTTCGCCGCCTCCTGCGACGCCGCCTTCGACCGCTGCCTCGCCGACGCGCAGCGCGCCTTCCCGGGCGTCCGCCGCTACCAGCTCGCTGACGCCGCTGCGAACATCCACTCGGAGCTCCGGCGCACCCTCCCGCTGGTCCGGCGCTGggtgccctcgccgccgcctcggacCCGCGTCGACGCCGCGCTCCGCGCCGCGGGGCTCGAGGGCGAGGGGGAGCTCTCGCGGGCCCAGTTCGGGGAGTTCGCCGCCGAGCTGTTCAGGGAGGCCGTGCTGGCCGGCGCGTTGGAGGCGGCGCTCGTccgcgcccccgccgccgcggccgggaTCGTCGGGGTGGGCCTGGTTGCTCGCGCCGCCCCCGGGGTGGTCGGGAGAGTCATCGCCGTCTACGCCGCCGGCGTCGCCACTGCTGTTTATCTCAGCCTGGGCTAG